In Candidatus Omnitrophota bacterium, a genomic segment contains:
- a CDS encoding histone deacetylase: MKAKPLLVFFSPKFKDHDTGSHPENGKRMDAIAQRLRQDFAEGELEWREPRLAETEELKLVHTDAHIQHIQSIAAKGGGMADPDTIVSPASYETGRLSAGAGLSAIDAVCSLKSGCAFVASRPPGHHASANRAMGFCLFNNIAIAARYAQQKHGIRKALILDWDVHHGNGTQNTFYEDDEVYYLSTHQHPLYPGTGMTGERGKGKGEGYTRNLPFPPLTEPKRIVEAVSKALEEIAAAFQPGIVLISAGFDGHKDDPLGNWLLQEEHFTALTEIALQFAERCKAQFVVSFLEGGYNLTALAASASAHCRAMVGKEATQKSD, translated from the coding sequence ATGAAAGCGAAACCTTTGCTGGTCTTTTTTTCTCCAAAATTTAAAGATCACGATACCGGTTCTCATCCCGAAAACGGCAAACGGATGGACGCCATTGCGCAGCGGCTACGCCAGGATTTCGCCGAGGGCGAGTTGGAATGGCGGGAACCGCGGCTGGCGGAAACTGAGGAACTGAAACTTGTCCATACCGACGCGCATATCCAGCATATCCAGTCCATAGCGGCGAAGGGAGGCGGCATGGCGGACCCGGATACGATCGTCAGCCCCGCTTCCTATGAAACGGGGAGGCTGTCGGCGGGCGCCGGTCTCTCCGCCATTGACGCCGTCTGTTCGCTGAAATCCGGTTGCGCCTTCGTCGCGTCGCGCCCGCCGGGACATCATGCTTCGGCCAACCGGGCTATGGGCTTTTGCCTATTCAACAACATCGCCATCGCCGCGCGCTACGCGCAGCAAAAACATGGAATCCGCAAAGCGCTGATCCTGGATTGGGACGTGCATCACGGCAACGGAACACAAAATACTTTTTATGAAGACGACGAGGTTTATTACCTCTCCACCCATCAACATCCGCTGTATCCCGGAACCGGCATGACCGGCGAAAGGGGCAAGGGAAAGGGTGAAGGCTATACGCGCAATCTGCCCTTTCCTCCCTTAACCGAACCAAAGCGGATTGTAGAAGCCGTTTCAAAGGCGCTGGAGGAGATTGCCGCCGCGTTTCAGCCGGGGATCGTATTAATCTCCGCCGGATTCGACGGACATAAAGACGATCCATTGGGCAATTGGCTTTTGCAAGAGGAGCATTTTACGGCGTTGACGGAAATCGCCCTCCAATTCGCCGAGCGATGCAAAGCCCAATTCGTGGTTTCGTTTCTGGAAGGAGGATACAACTTGACCGCACTGGCCGCCTCCGCCTCGGCGCATTGCCGGGCGATGGTGGGGAAAGAAGCAACCCAAAAAAGCGATTAG